The Candidatus Eisenbacteria bacterium genome window below encodes:
- a CDS encoding benzoate-CoA ligase family protein, translating to MMTSVPSGRWGPCASIAPTGRMATVRLRSRSRASSHVISASSRIAIVQISRQSGVATRPAGVHHGAAPLQLIMTYEPPERLNIADYFLDARVREGRGARAALHTDAGTHSYSAVQSLANRFGRALHAAGVEPEHRVVIALPDGVEYVGALFGTLKAGAVVVMVNPALPGPEIEYILAYSRARVVVTHRETAAAFRAAARDGASVKAILAVGEEELDRCLAGAPPSLEAHPSHRDDPAIWLFSGGTTGRPKAVVQTHRSFANTTECYAKGVIGYTETDITLSVPKLYFGYATGSNLFFPFSAGGAAALFPEPPSAEVLFERIRKFRPTVLINVPTMIHKMASHPDATKQDLSSIRICTSAGEALPVELHERWRKTFGVELLDGLGTAEMWHIFISNRPGAARPGTLGTVVPGFEVKVCDDEGRELEAGETGWLWVRGDSRAIGYWQQMEATARAFRGEWYVSGDLIRKDADGYVTYCGRGDEMLKVSGKWLAPQEVEGCLLQHPEVTEAAVVGATDPNGLVKPRAYVVPRARRAGLDEELRAFVRDRLEPYKHPREVIFVETLPRTHLGKVDRGRLRRE from the coding sequence ATGATGACGTCCGTCCCGAGCGGAAGATGGGGTCCGTGCGCTTCGATCGCCCCCACCGGGAGGATGGCCACCGTCCGGCTACGGTCGAGGTCCCGTGCCTCTTCCCACGTCATCTCGGCCAGCTCGCGGATCGCCATCGTCCAGATCTCCCGTCAGTCCGGTGTTGCTACCCGCCCGGCGGGCGTACATCATGGGGCGGCGCCCCTTCAACTTATCATGACCTACGAGCCGCCGGAACGCTTGAACATCGCCGACTATTTCCTCGACGCCCGCGTCCGGGAGGGCCGTGGCGCGCGCGCCGCCCTCCACACGGATGCCGGGACGCATTCCTATTCCGCCGTCCAGTCGCTGGCCAACCGCTTCGGCCGCGCGCTCCACGCGGCCGGGGTCGAGCCGGAGCACCGGGTGGTGATCGCCCTGCCGGACGGCGTGGAGTACGTCGGGGCGCTCTTCGGGACGCTCAAGGCCGGCGCGGTGGTCGTGATGGTGAATCCGGCGCTCCCCGGACCCGAGATCGAGTACATCCTGGCGTATTCGAGAGCGCGCGTCGTCGTGACCCACCGCGAGACCGCGGCCGCGTTTCGAGCCGCCGCCCGCGATGGGGCCTCGGTGAAGGCGATCCTTGCCGTGGGCGAGGAGGAGCTCGACCGGTGCCTGGCCGGCGCGCCGCCCTCCCTCGAGGCGCATCCGTCCCACCGCGACGACCCCGCGATCTGGCTCTTTTCGGGAGGCACGACGGGACGCCCCAAAGCGGTGGTCCAGACGCACCGCTCGTTCGCCAACACCACCGAGTGCTACGCGAAGGGCGTCATCGGCTACACGGAGACCGACATCACGCTCTCGGTGCCCAAGCTCTACTTCGGCTATGCGACCGGCTCGAACCTCTTCTTCCCGTTCTCGGCGGGCGGGGCGGCCGCCCTCTTCCCCGAGCCGCCGAGCGCGGAGGTTCTCTTCGAGCGGATCCGGAAATTTCGCCCCACCGTTCTGATCAACGTGCCGACCATGATCCACAAGATGGCCTCGCACCCGGACGCCACGAAGCAGGACCTGTCCTCGATCCGGATCTGCACCTCGGCGGGAGAGGCGCTCCCGGTCGAGCTTCATGAGCGTTGGAGAAAGACATTCGGCGTCGAGCTCCTGGACGGGCTCGGCACGGCCGAGATGTGGCACATTTTCATCTCGAATCGGCCGGGCGCGGCACGACCCGGGACCCTGGGCACGGTCGTGCCGGGGTTCGAGGTGAAGGTGTGCGACGACGAGGGGCGGGAGCTCGAGGCAGGCGAGACCGGGTGGCTCTGGGTGCGCGGCGACTCGCGCGCCATAGGCTACTGGCAGCAGATGGAGGCCACGGCGCGTGCCTTCCGGGGCGAGTGGTACGTCTCCGGCGATCTCATCCGGAAGGACGCCGACGGCTATGTGACCTACTGCGGCCGCGGGGACGAAATGCTCAAGGTGTCCGGAAAGTGGCTCGCGCCTCAAGAAGTCGAGGGATGCCTCCTCCAGCACCCGGAGGTGACCGAGGCGGCGGTCGTCGGCGCGACAGACCCGAACGGGCTCGTGAAGCCCCGCGCCTACGTGGTGCCTCGTGCCCGCCGTGCGGGCCTGGACGAGGAGCTCCGGGCGTTCGTGCGCGACCGGCTGGAGCCTTACAAGCATCCCCGCGAAGTGATCTTCGTGGAGACCCTCCCCCGGACCCACCTGGGCAAGGTGGACCGGGGCCGGTTGAGGCGGGAATGA
- a CDS encoding creatininase family protein has protein sequence MAIRELAEMTWEEARDLDRSRTVAILPVGAIEAHGPHLPLGTDVIIAQAMAGSGAARIAAQGKSVVILPPLPFTAAPFGAGFAGTLSVTPSTVTALLLDLARELTRQGFAALAIANAHLDPAHRDALAAADLTARKEGLLPVVCPDITQKPWVSRLTEEFKGGACHAGRYEGSIVLAARPELVRDDVRRALPANPASLSHAIRDGKRTFEEAGGPRAYFGWPADATVEEGRSSVETLGAVLAEAVLGALAPGRAA, from the coding sequence ATGGCGATCCGCGAGCTGGCCGAGATGACGTGGGAAGAGGCACGGGACCTCGACCGTAGCCGGACGGTGGCCATCCTCCCGGTGGGGGCGATCGAAGCGCACGGACCCCATCTTCCGCTCGGGACGGACGTCATCATCGCCCAGGCCATGGCCGGGTCCGGGGCGGCGCGCATCGCGGCCCAGGGCAAGTCGGTCGTGATCCTGCCGCCGCTTCCGTTCACCGCCGCTCCGTTCGGCGCCGGCTTTGCGGGGACCCTCTCGGTGACGCCCTCGACGGTGACCGCGCTGTTGCTGGATCTGGCGAGGGAGCTGACCCGCCAAGGCTTCGCCGCGCTGGCCATCGCCAACGCCCATCTCGATCCGGCGCACCGGGACGCGCTCGCGGCCGCGGACCTCACCGCCCGCAAGGAGGGTCTCCTCCCGGTGGTCTGCCCCGACATCACCCAGAAGCCATGGGTATCAAGGCTGACCGAGGAGTTCAAGGGCGGGGCGTGCCACGCCGGGCGGTACGAGGGCTCGATCGTCCTCGCCGCCCGCCCCGAGCTGGTGCGGGACGACGTGCGGAGAGCCCTGCCGGCGAATCCGGCCTCTCTCTCCCACGCGATCCGGGACGGAAAGCGCACGTTCGAGGAAGCGGGAGGCCCGCGCGCCTATTTCGGCTGGCCGGCCGATGCGACGGTCGAGGAAGGGCGGTCGAGCGTCGAGACGCTCGGAGCGGTCCTGGCCGAGGCGGTCCTGGGCGCCCTCGCCCCTGGGAGGGCCGCGTGA
- a CDS encoding SDR family oxidoreductase encodes MTSGPLDGRGAVVTGGGRGIGAAVARALAEAGAQVVVAARTAGDVEKVAAALRERGGRAHAVAYDVTDEESVKRLGEAARYHLGAVDILVNNAGASASAPLHKTTLEEWNRMLLANATATFLVTREFTPAMVERRWGRVVNVASVAGLEGAKYIAHYSAAKHAVVGFTRSIAVELASSGVTANAICPGYVDTQMTDRTLAIVESRAGLSHDMALAAVLATTGQDRLITPEEVAASVLALCMEDTGGVTGQAILLRGGVRTP; translated from the coding sequence GTGACGTCGGGCCCGCTCGACGGGCGCGGCGCGGTGGTGACCGGCGGCGGACGCGGGATCGGCGCCGCCGTCGCGCGTGCCTTGGCGGAAGCGGGAGCCCAAGTGGTCGTCGCCGCGAGAACGGCCGGTGACGTCGAGAAGGTCGCCGCAGCGCTGCGCGAGCGCGGAGGACGCGCGCACGCCGTCGCCTACGACGTGACCGATGAGGAGAGCGTCAAGCGCCTGGGGGAGGCGGCCCGGTACCACCTCGGCGCGGTCGACATTCTCGTGAACAACGCGGGAGCCTCGGCCTCCGCGCCCCTCCACAAGACCACGCTCGAGGAATGGAACCGGATGCTCCTCGCGAACGCCACGGCCACGTTTCTTGTCACCCGCGAGTTCACGCCCGCCATGGTGGAGCGGCGGTGGGGCCGCGTGGTCAACGTCGCGTCGGTCGCCGGGCTCGAGGGCGCCAAGTACATCGCGCACTACAGCGCGGCGAAGCACGCCGTCGTGGGATTCACGCGCTCGATCGCGGTCGAGCTCGCGTCGTCCGGGGTCACCGCGAACGCTATCTGCCCCGGCTACGTGGACACCCAGATGACCGACCGCACGCTCGCGATCGTCGAATCCCGCGCCGGCCTCTCGCACGATATGGCGCTCGCCGCGGTCCTCGCGACGACGGGCCAGGATCGCCTCATCACCCCGGAAGAGGTGGCGGCATCGGTCCTCGCGCTCTGCATGGAGGACACGGGCGGCGTGACCGGCCAGGCGATCCTGCTCCGTGGGGGCGTCCGCACCCCGTGA
- a CDS encoding RidA family protein — protein MTFEIFNPRELGEPRGWNNGLLAPNGGRLLFVAGQSGWETGAPGEAPGFVEQFARALDKVLLVVRDAGGQAVDVARVTIYVTDLSAYRASTKPLGEAWRARMGNHYPAVAMLEVKGLVDRGAVVEIEATAVLTGSR, from the coding sequence GTGACATTCGAGATCTTCAATCCTCGAGAACTGGGCGAGCCGAGGGGCTGGAACAACGGGCTCCTCGCCCCGAACGGGGGGCGTCTCCTCTTCGTCGCGGGCCAGTCCGGATGGGAGACCGGCGCGCCGGGAGAGGCGCCGGGCTTCGTGGAGCAGTTCGCGCGGGCGCTCGACAAGGTGCTCCTGGTCGTGCGGGACGCGGGAGGCCAGGCGGTCGACGTCGCGCGGGTCACGATCTACGTGACCGATCTCTCGGCCTACCGCGCGAGCACGAAGCCGCTCGGCGAGGCGTGGCGCGCGCGGATGGGAAACCACTATCCCGCCGTCGCGATGCTCGAGGTCAAAGGGCTCGTCGATCGCGGAGCGGTCGTCGAGATCGAGGCCACCGCGGTCCTCACGGGAAGCCGGTAG
- a CDS encoding enoyl-CoA hydratase family protein: MPLSPRSFLYKLDAPTGVATITLNRPERLNALTFEVYAELRDTFAALDTEPGVRAIVLTGAGRAFCSGGDVEDIIGALFARDRAGLREFTTMTCDLIRNIRRVGRPVVAALNGTVAGAGAVIAAACDMRVAAESAKIAFLFVRVGLSGADMGASWLLPRLVGLGRATELLMTGDFIDAKRAYEIGLYQRVVAQEQVFPEAVALAEKLARGPSPALAVTKRALDLEATLSLEEALRFEADAQAELMEHANFREAYEAFRAKREPKFR, encoded by the coding sequence GTGCCGCTCTCGCCTCGATCGTTCCTCTACAAGCTGGATGCCCCGACCGGTGTCGCGACGATCACCCTCAATCGCCCCGAGCGCCTCAACGCGCTCACGTTCGAGGTCTATGCCGAGCTCCGGGACACCTTCGCGGCGCTCGACACCGAGCCCGGCGTGCGCGCGATCGTGCTCACCGGCGCGGGCCGCGCGTTCTGCTCGGGCGGGGACGTGGAGGATATTATCGGGGCGCTCTTCGCGCGGGACCGGGCGGGTCTCCGCGAATTCACGACGATGACCTGCGATCTCATCCGAAATATCCGCCGCGTGGGCCGCCCGGTGGTCGCGGCGCTCAACGGCACGGTGGCCGGCGCCGGGGCGGTGATCGCGGCCGCCTGCGACATGCGCGTCGCGGCGGAGTCGGCGAAGATCGCCTTCCTCTTCGTGCGCGTAGGGCTTTCGGGCGCCGACATGGGCGCCTCCTGGCTCCTCCCGCGCCTCGTGGGGCTGGGCCGCGCGACGGAGCTCTTGATGACCGGCGACTTCATCGACGCGAAGCGCGCCTATGAGATCGGGCTCTACCAGCGCGTCGTCGCCCAGGAGCAGGTGTTCCCCGAAGCGGTCGCGCTCGCCGAGAAGCTCGCGCGCGGCCCCTCGCCGGCCCTCGCCGTCACGAAGCGGGCCCTCGACCTCGAGGCCACACTCAGTCTGGAGGAAGCGCTTCGCTTCGAGGCCGACGCGCAGGCCGAGCTGATGGAGCACGCCAACTTCCGCGAAGCGTACGAAGCCTTCCGCGCGAAACGGGAGCCGAAGTTCCGCTGA
- a CDS encoding acyl-CoA dehydrogenase, translating to MKIPDPRPIRAFLEDRHAAFAREIGTFASKELAPLLPPVDDAAARRDARAILARLGAGGWLEPIRRQDWRSCSLVREALAAASPLADAVFALQGLGTVPILLADNATMRERWVADAVAGGAMAAFAMTEREAGSDIAAIATVARRDGQSYILNGAKAFISNAGIADFYVTFASTDPAAGGKGISCFVVPADSPGLRFVGPQVMSAPHPLGEIAFEDCRVPASNRLGEEGRGFALGLKTLDRLRATVGAAACGMAARALHEALDHARGRRQFGKPLAEFQLVQEKLARMATDLSAARLLVYRAAWAADGGAERVTLEAAMAKAFATEAAQRIVDDAVQILGGAGVLASHPVDRLYRAVRALRIYEGTTEIQHLVIAGQITQDGES from the coding sequence ATGAAGATCCCCGACCCGCGGCCGATCCGCGCCTTCCTCGAGGACCGGCACGCTGCCTTCGCCAGGGAAATCGGCACGTTCGCGTCGAAGGAGCTCGCGCCCCTGCTCCCGCCGGTCGACGACGCCGCGGCGAGGCGGGACGCGCGCGCCATCCTGGCCCGGCTCGGCGCCGGCGGATGGCTCGAGCCGATCCGGCGTCAGGACTGGCGGAGCTGCTCCCTCGTCCGCGAGGCGCTGGCCGCCGCCTCCCCGCTCGCGGACGCGGTCTTCGCGCTCCAGGGTCTCGGGACCGTGCCGATTCTCCTCGCGGACAACGCCACGATGCGGGAGCGGTGGGTCGCGGACGCCGTGGCCGGCGGCGCGATGGCCGCCTTCGCCATGACGGAGCGGGAGGCGGGGTCGGACATCGCGGCGATCGCGACGGTGGCGCGGCGGGACGGCCAGAGCTACATCCTGAACGGCGCGAAGGCCTTCATCTCGAACGCCGGGATCGCGGATTTCTACGTCACGTTCGCGTCCACCGACCCGGCGGCGGGCGGGAAGGGGATCTCCTGCTTCGTCGTGCCCGCCGATTCTCCCGGACTCCGGTTCGTGGGACCCCAGGTCATGTCGGCCCCGCATCCGCTCGGGGAGATCGCGTTCGAGGATTGCCGTGTACCCGCCTCGAACCGGCTCGGCGAGGAGGGGCGTGGGTTCGCGCTCGGCCTGAAGACGCTCGATCGCCTGCGGGCGACGGTGGGCGCCGCGGCCTGCGGCATGGCGGCACGGGCGCTGCACGAGGCGCTGGATCACGCGCGGGGCCGCCGGCAATTCGGAAAGCCGCTCGCCGAATTCCAGCTCGTCCAGGAGAAATTGGCCCGGATGGCGACGGATCTCTCGGCCGCGCGCCTCCTCGTCTACCGCGCCGCCTGGGCCGCGGACGGGGGAGCCGAGCGCGTCACGCTGGAAGCCGCGATGGCGAAGGCGTTCGCCACCGAAGCGGCGCAGCGCATCGTCGACGACGCGGTCCAGATCCTGGGCGGCGCCGGCGTCCTGGCGTCGCACCCCGTCGATCGGCTCTATCGCGCCGTCCGCGCGCTTCGGATCTACGAAGGGACGACCGAGATCCAGCACCTCGTCATCGCGGGCCAGATCACGCAGGACGGGGAGTCGTGA
- a CDS encoding bifunctional salicylyl-CoA 5-hydroxylase/oxidoreductase, whose product MRVVSVGGGPAGLFFAILLKKLDPRHEVEVYERNRLDDTFGFGVVFSDATEEALAHGDRETVSAMAAASHRWDDIEIHYRGTTLTSTGHGFSGLSRKALLKILADRCRALGVRLCFEREIVDPEEVRGADLVLAADGANSVVRERYRDQFRPAVDVRPNRFAWFGTTKPFPAFTFYFKHDPHGLWRVHAYQYDRTHSTFIVEAREETWRAAGMERATEQETIALCERLFADELQGHRLLSNRSIWRSFPTIRNERWRHENVVLLGDAAHTAHFSVGSGTKLAMEDSIALVEAIGAHRDLPAALDAYETARRPAVESLQRAAQASLQWFEDTERYMELDPLQFSFALLTRSLRVTHQNLKARDPKFVARVDGWFAGQAARQSGAPLPAPALAGHAIAASAAPAPPPPLFTPFRLRDLVLPNRVVVSPMCQYSAEDGTPNDWHLVHLGSRAMGGAGLVFAEMTNVSSEGRISPGCTGLYKPEHAAAWGRIVKFVHGTTPAKIAIQLGHAGRKASTRRSWEGDNEPLPGGNWPIVAPSAIAYYPHSQVPKEMTRGDMDAAIADYARATRLAMEAGFDMLEIHMAHGYLLASFISPLTNRRNDAYGGPLENRMRFPLEIFDAVRAAWPKERPMSARISAVDWYPGGHGPEDAVGVARMLKAHGCDIIDVSAGQTVPDQRPVYGRLFQTPFADRIRHEVGIATMAVGNISSYADVNTILAAGRADLCLLARAHLWDPYWTRHAAHELGYPLRWPDPYESLNTYKPRFT is encoded by the coding sequence GTGAGGGTCGTGAGCGTCGGGGGCGGACCCGCCGGCCTCTTCTTCGCGATCCTCCTCAAGAAGCTCGACCCGCGCCACGAGGTCGAGGTCTACGAGCGGAACCGCCTCGACGACACCTTCGGCTTCGGCGTCGTCTTCTCGGACGCCACCGAGGAGGCCCTGGCGCACGGGGATCGGGAGACCGTCTCCGCCATGGCGGCGGCGAGCCACCGCTGGGACGACATCGAGATCCACTACCGCGGCACCACGCTCACGTCCACCGGGCACGGCTTCTCCGGCCTGTCGCGGAAGGCGCTCCTCAAGATCCTGGCAGACCGGTGCCGGGCCCTGGGCGTGCGTCTCTGCTTCGAGCGCGAGATCGTAGACCCGGAAGAGGTGCGCGGCGCAGACCTCGTCCTCGCCGCCGACGGGGCCAACTCCGTCGTGCGGGAGCGCTACCGCGATCAATTCCGGCCGGCCGTGGACGTGCGGCCGAACCGGTTCGCGTGGTTCGGCACGACGAAGCCGTTTCCGGCCTTCACCTTCTATTTCAAGCACGACCCCCACGGCCTCTGGCGGGTCCACGCCTACCAGTACGACCGCACGCACTCGACCTTCATCGTCGAGGCCCGCGAGGAGACGTGGCGCGCCGCCGGGATGGAGCGCGCGACCGAGCAGGAGACCATCGCCCTTTGCGAGCGGCTCTTCGCCGATGAGCTCCAGGGGCATCGGCTGCTCTCCAATCGCTCGATCTGGCGGAGCTTTCCCACGATTCGAAACGAGCGGTGGCGTCACGAGAACGTCGTGCTTCTCGGAGACGCCGCCCACACGGCCCACTTCTCGGTCGGCTCCGGAACCAAGCTGGCGATGGAGGATTCCATCGCGCTGGTAGAAGCGATTGGAGCGCACCGGGATCTCCCGGCGGCCCTCGACGCCTATGAGACGGCGAGGCGTCCGGCCGTGGAGAGCCTCCAGCGCGCGGCGCAGGCCAGCCTCCAGTGGTTCGAGGACACCGAGCGCTACATGGAGCTGGATCCGCTCCAGTTCTCGTTCGCTTTGTTGACCCGAAGCCTCCGGGTAACGCATCAAAATTTGAAGGCGCGCGACCCCAAGTTCGTCGCCCGCGTGGACGGCTGGTTCGCGGGGCAGGCAGCCCGGCAGTCGGGCGCTCCACTGCCCGCACCCGCTCTCGCTGGGCACGCGATCGCCGCCTCCGCCGCGCCCGCCCCGCCACCACCGCTCTTCACCCCGTTCCGGCTGCGCGACCTCGTGCTCCCGAACCGCGTCGTGGTCTCTCCCATGTGCCAGTACTCGGCGGAGGACGGCACCCCGAATGATTGGCACCTCGTGCATCTGGGTTCCCGCGCGATGGGGGGCGCGGGGCTGGTCTTCGCGGAGATGACCAACGTGAGCTCCGAGGGACGGATCTCGCCCGGCTGCACCGGGCTCTACAAGCCGGAGCACGCGGCGGCGTGGGGGCGCATCGTGAAGTTCGTTCACGGGACGACCCCGGCCAAGATCGCGATCCAGCTCGGACACGCCGGGCGGAAGGCGTCGACCCGGCGCTCCTGGGAGGGGGACAACGAGCCGCTCCCCGGGGGAAACTGGCCCATCGTCGCGCCCTCCGCGATCGCCTACTATCCGCACAGCCAGGTACCCAAGGAGATGACGCGCGGCGACATGGACGCCGCGATCGCCGACTACGCCCGCGCGACCCGGCTCGCGATGGAGGCCGGCTTCGACATGCTCGAGATCCACATGGCGCACGGCTACCTCCTCGCAAGCTTCATCTCGCCGCTCACGAACCGGCGAAACGACGCGTACGGAGGCCCGCTCGAGAACCGCATGCGCTTTCCGCTCGAGATCTTCGACGCGGTCCGGGCCGCATGGCCCAAGGAACGGCCGATGTCGGCGCGCATCTCCGCCGTCGACTGGTACCCTGGCGGCCACGGGCCGGAGGACGCGGTGGGGGTCGCTCGGATGCTGAAGGCGCACGGCTGCGACATCATCGACGTCTCGGCGGGACAGACGGTGCCGGACCAGCGGCCGGTATACGGGCGGCTCTTCCAGACTCCGTTCGCCGACCGGATTCGCCACGAGGTGGGGATCGCGACCATGGCTGTCGGCAATATCTCGTCGTACGCGGACGTGAACACGATTCTCGCGGCGGGGCGCGCCGATCTCTGTCTCCTGGCGCGCGCCCACCTGTGGGACCCGTATTGGACGCGCCACGCGGCCCACGAGCTGGGATATCCCCTGCGCTGGCCCGACCCGTACGAGTCGCTCAACACCTACAAGCCGCGATTCACCTGA
- a CDS encoding tryptophan 2,3-dioxygenase, with translation MPMPVTYSSYLKLDELLSLQQPISDGPEHDETLFIVIHQVYELWFKELLHEIDYLKVLLEKRDTPRALHTLKRVLTILKVVVAQIDVLETMTPLEFLSFRERLESGSGFQSFQFRELEFVLGMKNAAALERYPKESPARRRLEGRLAEPTLWDAFLRFLGASGYKVPPALLKRDVREPIPSDPELRPVLIDVYRRDSTVASLCERLVDLDEGFQEWRYRHVKMVQRTIGTKHGTGGSQGAEYLMTTLNKPFFPDLWAIRTDL, from the coding sequence ATGCCGATGCCGGTCACCTACTCCAGCTACCTGAAGCTCGACGAGCTCCTCTCGCTCCAACAGCCGATCTCGGACGGACCCGAGCACGACGAGACGCTCTTCATCGTCATCCATCAGGTCTACGAGCTCTGGTTCAAGGAGCTGTTGCACGAGATCGACTATCTCAAGGTGCTTCTGGAGAAGCGCGACACGCCCCGCGCCCTTCATACCCTGAAGCGCGTGCTCACGATCCTGAAGGTGGTGGTCGCCCAGATCGACGTGCTCGAGACCATGACCCCGCTCGAGTTCCTCTCGTTCCGGGAGCGGCTCGAGTCGGGGAGCGGGTTCCAATCGTTCCAATTTCGGGAGCTCGAGTTCGTGCTCGGCATGAAGAACGCCGCCGCGCTCGAGCGTTATCCGAAGGAAAGCCCGGCCCGGCGCCGCCTGGAGGGCCGTCTCGCAGAGCCCACCCTGTGGGACGCGTTCCTCCGCTTCCTCGGAGCGTCGGGATACAAGGTCCCGCCCGCCCTCCTGAAGCGCGACGTGCGCGAGCCCATTCCCTCCGACCCCGAGCTCCGGCCCGTCCTCATCGACGTCTACCGGCGCGATTCGACCGTGGCCTCGCTCTGCGAGCGGCTCGTGGACCTCGACGAGGGATTCCAGGAATGGCGCTACCGCCACGTGAAGATGGTCCAGCGCACGATCGGAACGAAGCACGGAACGGGTGGGTCCCAGGGGGCGGAGTATCTGATGACCACGCTCAACAAGCCGTTCTTTCCCGACCTCTGGGCGATCCGGACGGATCTCTAG
- a CDS encoding kynureninase, with protein MPTLADLVKSPNPLAAHYSRFRVTERILLTGHSHQAWPDVAFEGQIDAWVEAAEQVDDKWSRAGEKASRVRRGYARLLGAAEGEIALGQNTHELLTRFLSALPLRERPRLVTTDGEFHALRRQLDRLAEEGVIEVVKVASAPADSIAERLRAAVNLKTAAVLASSVLFGNAHIVPGLSSVLEACRKAGAELMVDAYHHLNIVPFSLKGEGLQDAFVVGGGYKYCQLGEGNAYLRVPPHGENLRPVLTGWFSEFARLSERPGGRTPYGAGPARWAGATYDPTSHYRAARVFDFFEEQGLTPELLRGVSRHQVGLLAERFDSLGLDPGVVDRDRSVPLEKIGGFLSLRSPYARELYKGLHDRGVLTDYRGDLLRVGPAPYIADEQLRAAIDALGEAARMESTKGGSR; from the coding sequence ATGCCCACACTCGCGGACCTCGTAAAGAGCCCCAACCCTCTCGCCGCGCACTACTCGCGATTCCGGGTCACGGAGCGCATCCTCCTCACGGGGCATTCGCATCAGGCGTGGCCCGACGTCGCGTTCGAGGGACAGATCGATGCTTGGGTCGAGGCCGCCGAGCAGGTCGACGACAAGTGGTCGCGGGCCGGGGAGAAGGCGAGCCGGGTGCGGCGCGGCTACGCGCGGCTCCTCGGGGCCGCCGAGGGCGAGATCGCTCTCGGGCAGAACACACACGAGCTTTTAACCCGCTTCCTGTCGGCCCTGCCGCTTCGGGAGCGGCCGCGCCTCGTGACCACCGACGGGGAGTTCCACGCGCTCCGCCGGCAACTCGATCGCCTGGCGGAAGAGGGCGTCATCGAGGTCGTGAAGGTCGCCTCCGCCCCCGCCGACTCCATCGCGGAGCGGCTGCGCGCGGCCGTGAACTTGAAGACGGCCGCGGTTCTCGCGTCATCCGTGCTGTTCGGGAACGCGCACATCGTGCCCGGCCTCAGCAGCGTGCTCGAAGCCTGCCGCAAGGCGGGCGCCGAGCTGATGGTCGACGCCTACCACCACCTGAACATCGTTCCGTTCTCGTTGAAGGGGGAGGGCCTTCAAGACGCGTTCGTAGTCGGGGGCGGCTACAAGTATTGCCAGCTCGGAGAAGGGAACGCCTACCTGCGCGTTCCGCCGCACGGGGAGAATCTCCGTCCGGTTCTCACGGGCTGGTTCAGCGAGTTCGCGCGGCTCTCGGAGCGCCCGGGCGGCCGGACCCCCTACGGCGCCGGGCCGGCGCGGTGGGCGGGCGCGACGTACGATCCCACGAGCCACTATCGCGCCGCCCGCGTCTTCGATTTCTTCGAGGAGCAGGGGCTGACGCCGGAGCTTCTGCGTGGAGTGAGCCGCCACCAGGTCGGACTCTTGGCCGAGCGCTTCGACTCGCTCGGCCTCGATCCAGGCGTCGTCGACCGGGATCGCTCGGTTCCGCTCGAGAAGATCGGGGGATTTCTCTCGCTCCGGAGTCCGTATGCCCGTGAGCTTTACAAGGGATTGCACGATCGGGGCGTCCTGACCGACTACCGAGGCGACTTGCTCCGGGTGGGGCCCGCGCCCTATATTGCCGACGAGCAGCTCCGGGCGGCTATCGATGCGCTTGGGGAGGCGGCTCGAATGGAATCAACCAAAGGAGGATCAAGGTGA